A genome region from Triticum aestivum cultivar Chinese Spring chromosome 2B, IWGSC CS RefSeq v2.1, whole genome shotgun sequence includes the following:
- the LOC123040551 gene encoding uncharacterized protein encodes MSSPPEEAGPESEPSTPRALEEDPSPAEKEAHPRWERTEARLEKILGEACTRLAKAELRSLRHDKQGQQCLLTFSAFPVGAEVKKQAVTYWWSARFKLALEKGRGADGIFTRLSGRGYLEPIKNRCSGVIYGCRVHPLVHWMMKLLATEKQCAALDDVLCLTAGNLARMEELREDGVDFAAGRSQDQQDRTRVDAEIKKVILNIDAHVYQLPEALLTKLNDRVEVLQLGRWGNTHDKTYMELEALESLSAIGKLKNLRYLSMRGLSRLTELPREVRRLRRLAILDVSGCQDLVKLPSATVKNLAGLTHLDLTGCYMLAHIGRGVAALSELRVFKGFVFSAVKRRRDACRLHHLTKLKKLWKLSINVTTDADIDRDEMAQLRRLSQLISLTVTWGERPSILLDESQNDKLRELLKRWTSLVLPPNLGKLDVRCYPKETLPLGTWLNGNKKLTKLYVRGGEVKELDIPGDNVIETLRLRYLKEFELKWTTELLPKLNRNTIRCVEIVDKDSKVMKPQTKGKVELKQEEGTEKEKLVPIQKRMNIPVFTMDEHGVWVRDLKEEEVGRQTPGKAEAASGVDKAEKGVDDAGKAQKEVKEEEKPSNLKGTQGENEQPGPAKEDNEATGEIEKLDGGDKNHEIVNKENDNKREAKSEEHNPMKQGAQVHEPNEDENKVQASDEKEELKEDVEKQASPTLAVDQTVAPAREGDIKKGAITDKTHKDKISEIKEERGDEPRDAKGRDEPPSKEDTGDTDEPQTEGEDEGKDDEQPADEDGDTTTGDATSSQASKPKEETTAVKAAASPLAAQPALPPASTGAAPAAEEANMGRLAKMMDQQAPARR; translated from the exons ATGTCGTCACCGCCGGAGGAGGCGGGGCCAGAGTCGGAGCCGTCGACGCCGCGAGCGCTGGAGGAGGACCCGTCTCCGGCGGAGAAGGAGGCGCACCCGCGGTGGGAACGGACGGAGGCGCGTCTCGAGAAGATCCTCGGGGAGGCTTGCACGAGGCTGGCCAAAGCCGAGTTGAGGAGCCTCCGCCACGACAAGCAGGGGCAGCAGTGCCTCCTCACCTTCTCCGCGTTCCCGGTCGGCGCGGAGGTGAAGAAGCAGGCCGTGACGTACTGGTGGTCCGCGCGCTTCAAACTTGCGTTGGAGAAGGGGCGCGGCGCGGACGGGATCTTCACGAGGCTCTCCGGCCGCGGCTACCTCGAGCCGATCAAGAACCGCTGCAGCGGGGTCATCTACGGCTGCCGGGTGCACCCACTGGTGCACTGGATGATGAAGCTTCTGGCGACGGAGAAGCAATGCGCTGCCCTGGACGACGTCCTCTGCCTCACGGCAGGCAACCTTGCCCGCATGGAGGAACTGCGTGAGGATGGTGTCGATTTCGCTGCGGGGCGATCCCAG GACCAACAAGATAGGACCAGAGTTGATGCTGAAATAAAGAAAGTCATCCTCAACATCGACGCGCACGTGTACCAGCTCCCGGAGGCCTTGCTCACAAAGCTCAACGATCGCGTAGAGGTGTTGCAGCTGGGCAGGTGGGGGAACACCCATGACAAGACATACATGGAACTGGAGGCTCTAGAGTCGCTGAGCGCCATTGGCAAGCTCAAGAACCTCCGGTACCTAAGCATGCGTGGGTTGTCCCGGCTGACAGAACTCCCAAGGGAGGTCCGACGGCTCCGAAGGCTGGCCATCTTGGATGTGAGCGGGTGCCAGGACCTGGTCAAGTTGCCGTCGGCAACTGTGAAGAATCTGGCGGGGCTGACCCACCTAGACCTCACTGGGTGCTACATGCTGGCGCACATCGGGCGGGGAGTCGCCGCCCTGTCAGAACTACGCGTGTTCAAGGGCTTTGTGTTCAGCGCCGTTAAGCGGCGGCGTGACGCGTGCAGGCTGCATCACCTCACGAAGCTAAAGAAGCTGTGGAAACTCAGCATCAACGTCACCACCGACGCCGACATCGACAGGGACGAGATGGCGCAACTCAGGAGGCTCTCCCAGCTTATATCGCTCACGGTGACGTGGGGAGAGAGGCCAAGCATATTGCTGGATGAAAGCCAGAATGATAAACTGAGAGAACTTCTCAAGAGGTGGACCAGCCTCGTGCTACCCCCGAACCTTGGCAAGTTGGATGTCCGGTGCTACCCCAAGGAGACGTTGCCGTTGGGGACGTGGCTCAATGGCAACAAGAAACTCACGAAGCTCTACGTGAGAGGTGGGGAGGTGAAGGAGCTTGACATCCCCGGAGATAACGTCATCGAGACCCTGCGCCTCAGGTACCTCAAAGAGTTCGAGCTGAAATGGACGACTGAACTACTCCCTAAGTTAAATAGGAACACCATTAGGTGTGTGGAGATTGTCGATAAGGATTCTAAAGTGATGAAGCCTCAAACCAAAGGTAAGGTTGAGCTAAAGCAGGAGGAGGGGACAGAGAAAGAAAAGCTGGTTCCCATTCAGAAGCGGATGAACATACCAGTGTTTACCATGGAtgaacatggggtgtgggtgagggATCTCAAGGAAGAAGAGGTCGGCCGCCAAACTCCAGGTAAAGCAGAAGCTGCTAGCGGCGTTGACAAAGCTGAAAAAGGTGTTGACGATGCCGGCAAAGCGCAAAAAG AAGTGAAAGAAGAAGAGAAGCCAAGCAACCTCAAAGGCACCCAAGGAGAAAATGAGCAACCAGGACCAGCCAAGGAAGACAATGAGGCTACTGGTGAGATAGAAAAACTTGACGGTGGAGATAAGAACCATGAGATTGTTAATAAAGAAAACGACAACAAGAGGGAGGCAAAATCTGAAGAGCACAATCCCATGAAGCAGGGTGCACAAGTACACGAGCCTAACGAAGATGAGAATAAGGTGCAGGCGAGCGATGAGAAGGAGGAACTCAAAGAGGACGTGGAGAAGCAAGCGTCACCTACTCTCGCCGTTGATCAGACagtggctccggcgagggagggagaTATCAAGAAAGGTGCCATCACCGATAAGACCCACAAAGATAAAATAAGTG AAATCAAAGAAGAGAGGGGAGACGAACCGAGAGATGCCAAAGGACGAGATGAGCCACCTAGCAAGGAAGACACAGGAGACACCGATGAACCACAAACAG AAGGTGAAGACGAAGGCAAAGACGACGAGCAACCTGCCGACGAAGACGGCGATACAACCACCGGTGATGCGACGAGCTCGCAGGCATCCAAGCCTAAAGAGGAAACCACAGCTGTTAAAGCAGCCGCTTCTCCCCTGGCGGCACAGCCAGCATTACCGCCTGCAAGTACCGGCGCTGCTCCAGCTGCCGAGGAGGCCAACATGGGAAGGCTAGCCAAGATGATGGACCAACAGGCACCGGCGCGGCGGTAG